The following are from one region of the Actinopolyspora halophila DSM 43834 genome:
- a CDS encoding NAD-glutamate dehydrogenase: MTSESGQLSTEHTAPNVETAVASEHGADGAEHLTSLVERAVRTVPELAHLLRTYYRHVPAEEMAGDEPADLAGALRAHYELAAHRAPGRPVVRIFNPDRSTDGWRSPGSVVQLVTDDMPYLVDSVVAELTGAGAQVQRIVHPIVVVRRDVAGELREVLPDADPSAPPADALAESWMFLEVDRLAESDRTRDLEQRLLTVLTDVREVVEDTDRMHATARGIADSLEKDAPPLSAERIRDGAALLRWLADGHFMFLGYRHDEVVPDQESGNATLRGILATGLGVLRSDSGAARSLSTDSETVTDFDPAELLVLTQANAASPVHRAGHPFYVGVRTFDSDGRVTGEHRFIGLFTTTALHENVLDIPVIERRAREVIHRAGFPMESHSGQRMLEEIQSYPRTELFATDPDTLLEIITGVLALAERRKLKLFLRRDPYGRFFSCLVYLPRERYTTRSRLAMQEVLLAELDGTGLEYSTRVGESALARVHFVVHTEPGTRLEPEVNLVQRRLSEAIRTWDDDMVEEIDSERRGHRIEARRDGRTLSSGSETISEEGQRYASAFPEAYKEDFSAADGLVDLRRLEGVSRPGELAMSFYAPRDAGPGDRRFKMFLTERVTLSMVLPVLQSMGVEVVDERPYEVSPDEETRRWIFDFGLRPEQGLLEQAGGERIDTLRERFEEAFQAVWQGDSEVDRFNSLVLRAGLTWRQTAVLRAYAKYLRQVGVAYSQDYIEDALLAHESITVQLVRLFETRFDPELDETHRDSREQELVGAIEQAVDEVSSLDADRILRNYLSLIRATLRTNHFVRGADALPRSFWSFKLEPQEIPGLPEPRPQYEIFVYSPRFEGVHLRFGSVARGGLRWSDRREDFRTEILGLAKAQAVKNAVIAPVGAKGGFVLKRPPASTGDPAADREAVRDEGIACYRMFISAMLDVTDNLVGGRVAHPENVVRHDGADTYLVVAADKGTATFSDIANEVAESYGFWLGDAFASGGSVGYDHKAMGITAKGAWESVKRHFRELGTDTQRDEFTVVGVGDMAGDVFGNGMLLSEHIRLVAAFNHMHVFIDPDPDPASSFAERRRLFELSRSTWDDYDRDVISEGGGVWPRSAKSIPLNPRIRSALGIDESVARLAPAELIRAILCAPVDLVWNGGIGTYVKASTQTHAEVGDKANDPVRVDGAALGAQVVGEGGNLGMTQLGRIEFARNGGKVNTDALDNSGGVDCSDHEVNIKILLDQLVAEGRLDRSRRDELLREMTDEVADLVLADNYRQNAVLGTSRSHADQMVSVHARLVAELEKRSGLDRELEALPSAEQFRELEKSGQGLSSPELATLMGHVKLALKQDVLGSDLPDTEAFASRLPEYFPEPLRRNYVDAVRQHPLHRELTTTLLVNEVVDGAGVSYAYRLLEEMSAETTDAVRAFEVVTGVYDLPGLWAEIEELHGAVPSEAVDFMVLETRRLLDRASRWLLSNRPQPLAIGAEIHRFRPVVAELSGSVWDLVQGRAARNAAEKADRLVEQGVPGKLARRIGTLLDTFALLDITEIAELAERDAGVSAERSPRESAELYFALSEYLDMERMLVSVGELERGNRWHALARLALRDDLYASLRAIAVDVLRSGEPDEGPEDKIAQWESANASRIGRARASLEEIKHSGRQDLATLSVAARQLRSMVR, from the coding sequence ATGACCTCTGAATCCGGACAGTTGAGTACCGAACACACCGCGCCGAACGTCGAAACGGCCGTTGCTTCCGAGCACGGCGCGGATGGGGCCGAACATTTGACGAGCCTGGTGGAGCGAGCCGTACGAACGGTTCCGGAACTGGCCCACCTGCTGCGCACTTACTACCGGCACGTTCCGGCCGAGGAAATGGCCGGCGACGAGCCCGCCGATCTCGCGGGAGCGCTGCGTGCCCATTACGAACTCGCGGCGCACAGAGCACCGGGGCGTCCCGTGGTGCGGATCTTCAACCCGGACCGCTCCACCGACGGCTGGCGGAGTCCCGGATCGGTGGTGCAGCTGGTCACCGACGACATGCCCTACCTGGTCGATTCGGTGGTAGCCGAGCTGACCGGGGCGGGCGCACAGGTGCAGCGCATCGTGCACCCGATCGTGGTGGTCCGTCGTGATGTGGCCGGGGAACTGCGTGAGGTCCTGCCGGATGCGGACCCCTCGGCCCCACCCGCGGATGCGCTGGCCGAGTCGTGGATGTTCCTCGAGGTAGACCGGTTGGCCGAGTCGGACCGTACTCGTGACCTCGAGCAGCGGCTGCTGACGGTCCTCACGGACGTGCGAGAGGTGGTCGAGGACACCGATCGCATGCACGCCACGGCCCGCGGAATCGCAGACTCCCTGGAGAAGGACGCTCCGCCGCTTTCGGCCGAACGGATTCGGGACGGTGCCGCGCTGCTGCGCTGGCTGGCCGACGGTCATTTCATGTTTCTGGGATACCGCCACGACGAAGTGGTTCCCGACCAGGAGAGCGGGAACGCCACGCTGCGGGGAATCCTGGCCACAGGGCTCGGGGTGCTGCGCTCCGACAGCGGCGCGGCTCGCAGTCTGTCCACGGACTCGGAGACGGTGACGGACTTCGACCCGGCGGAATTGCTCGTGCTCACCCAGGCGAACGCGGCTTCCCCGGTGCACAGGGCCGGGCACCCCTTCTACGTGGGCGTGCGGACCTTCGACTCGGACGGCCGGGTCACCGGAGAACACCGGTTCATCGGCCTGTTCACCACCACAGCCCTGCACGAGAACGTCCTCGACATCCCGGTCATCGAACGACGTGCCCGTGAAGTGATACACCGCGCCGGCTTCCCGATGGAGTCCCACTCGGGGCAGCGCATGCTCGAAGAGATCCAGAGTTATCCGAGGACCGAGCTTTTCGCGACCGATCCGGACACCCTGCTCGAGATCATCACCGGCGTGCTGGCCCTGGCCGAACGTCGTAAGCTCAAGCTCTTCCTCCGGCGGGACCCCTACGGTCGTTTTTTCTCCTGCCTGGTTTATCTGCCCAGGGAGCGCTACACCACTCGTTCGAGGTTGGCGATGCAGGAGGTGCTGCTTGCCGAACTGGACGGAACCGGTCTGGAATACAGCACCAGGGTGGGTGAGTCCGCGCTGGCACGCGTCCACTTCGTCGTGCACACCGAACCGGGAACCCGCCTCGAACCGGAAGTCAACCTGGTGCAGCGGCGGCTCAGCGAGGCCATCCGCACCTGGGACGACGACATGGTCGAGGAGATCGACTCCGAACGGCGGGGTCATCGCATCGAGGCCCGTCGGGACGGGCGTACGCTCTCCTCAGGTTCCGAGACGATCAGCGAGGAGGGGCAGCGTTACGCCTCCGCTTTCCCGGAGGCCTACAAGGAGGACTTCAGCGCTGCCGACGGGTTGGTGGACCTGCGCCGCCTGGAAGGGGTCTCCCGGCCGGGCGAACTCGCGATGTCCTTCTACGCGCCCAGGGACGCCGGTCCCGGGGACCGGCGATTCAAGATGTTCCTCACCGAGCGCGTCACCCTGTCCATGGTGTTGCCGGTGTTGCAGAGCATGGGCGTGGAGGTCGTCGACGAGCGTCCCTACGAGGTCTCGCCCGACGAGGAGACCCGCAGGTGGATCTTCGACTTCGGGTTGCGTCCGGAGCAGGGGCTGCTGGAACAGGCGGGCGGCGAACGGATCGACACGCTGCGGGAACGCTTCGAGGAGGCCTTCCAGGCCGTCTGGCAGGGCGATTCCGAGGTCGACCGCTTCAACTCCCTGGTGCTGCGCGCCGGGTTGACCTGGCGTCAGACCGCTGTGCTGCGTGCCTACGCGAAATACCTGCGCCAGGTCGGTGTGGCCTACAGCCAGGACTACATCGAGGACGCGTTGCTCGCGCACGAGTCGATCACCGTGCAGTTGGTCCGGCTGTTCGAGACCCGGTTCGACCCGGAGCTGGACGAGACGCACCGTGACTCGCGCGAGCAGGAGCTCGTCGGAGCGATCGAGCAGGCTGTCGACGAGGTGAGCAGCCTGGACGCCGATCGGATCCTGCGCAACTACCTCAGCTTGATCAGGGCCACACTGCGCACCAACCACTTCGTCCGCGGTGCCGATGCGCTGCCGCGTTCTTTCTGGTCGTTCAAGCTGGAACCGCAGGAGATACCGGGGCTTCCCGAACCGAGGCCGCAGTACGAGATATTCGTCTACTCCCCTCGTTTCGAAGGGGTGCACCTGCGGTTCGGATCGGTGGCTCGCGGTGGGCTGCGCTGGTCCGACCGCAGGGAGGACTTCCGCACCGAGATTCTCGGGCTGGCCAAGGCGCAGGCGGTCAAAAACGCCGTGATCGCTCCGGTGGGAGCGAAGGGCGGTTTCGTGCTGAAGCGGCCGCCCGCTTCCACCGGGGACCCCGCCGCCGACCGTGAGGCCGTACGCGACGAGGGCATCGCCTGCTACCGCATGTTCATCTCGGCCATGCTCGACGTGACGGACAACCTGGTCGGCGGCAGGGTCGCCCACCCGGAGAACGTCGTACGGCACGACGGTGCCGACACCTACCTGGTGGTGGCGGCGGACAAGGGCACGGCCACCTTCTCGGACATCGCCAACGAGGTGGCCGAGTCCTACGGATTCTGGCTGGGGGACGCCTTCGCCTCGGGCGGCTCGGTGGGCTACGACCACAAGGCCATGGGCATCACCGCCAAGGGGGCGTGGGAAAGCGTCAAACGGCACTTCCGCGAGCTCGGCACCGACACGCAGCGCGACGAGTTCACCGTGGTCGGAGTCGGTGACATGGCCGGGGACGTCTTCGGCAACGGGATGCTGCTGTCCGAGCACATCCGCCTCGTGGCGGCGTTCAACCACATGCACGTCTTCATCGACCCGGATCCCGACCCGGCGAGCTCCTTCGCCGAGCGTCGTCGGCTGTTCGAACTCTCCCGATCGACCTGGGACGACTACGACCGTGACGTGATCAGCGAGGGAGGGGGAGTCTGGCCGCGTTCGGCGAAGTCGATTCCGCTGAACCCGCGGATCCGTTCCGCGCTCGGGATCGACGAGAGCGTGGCCCGGCTCGCCCCGGCCGAGCTGATCAGGGCGATCCTGTGTGCTCCTGTGGACCTGGTGTGGAACGGCGGTATCGGCACTTACGTCAAGGCCAGCACCCAGACGCACGCCGAAGTGGGGGACAAGGCCAACGACCCGGTCCGCGTCGACGGTGCCGCTCTCGGTGCGCAGGTCGTCGGCGAGGGCGGGAATCTCGGCATGACCCAGCTCGGCCGCATCGAGTTCGCCCGTAACGGGGGCAAGGTCAACACCGATGCCCTGGACAACTCGGGAGGGGTCGACTGCTCCGACCACGAGGTCAACATCAAGATTCTGCTGGACCAGCTCGTGGCGGAGGGGCGTCTGGACCGCTCGCGGCGTGACGAGTTGCTCCGGGAGATGACCGACGAGGTCGCGGACCTGGTGCTTGCCGACAACTACCGGCAGAACGCCGTGTTGGGGACTTCGCGTTCCCACGCCGATCAGATGGTCTCGGTGCACGCCAGGCTGGTGGCGGAGCTGGAGAAGCGCTCCGGTCTGGATCGTGAGCTCGAGGCCCTGCCGAGCGCGGAGCAGTTCCGTGAACTCGAGAAGTCCGGCCAGGGGTTGAGCTCGCCCGAACTGGCCACGTTGATGGGGCACGTCAAACTCGCGCTGAAGCAGGACGTGCTGGGCAGCGACTTGCCGGACACGGAAGCCTTCGCCTCCAGGCTTCCCGAGTACTTCCCGGAGCCGCTGCGGCGAAACTACGTCGACGCGGTCCGGCAGCACCCGCTGCACCGTGAGCTCACGACCACCCTGCTGGTCAACGAGGTCGTCGACGGTGCGGGCGTTTCTTACGCCTACAGGTTGCTGGAGGAGATGAGCGCCGAGACGACCGATGCCGTCCGGGCTTTCGAGGTCGTGACCGGGGTCTACGACCTGCCCGGGTTGTGGGCGGAGATCGAGGAGCTGCACGGAGCGGTCCCCAGTGAAGCTGTCGACTTCATGGTGCTGGAAACTCGCAGGCTGCTCGACCGTGCTTCTCGCTGGTTGCTGTCCAACAGGCCGCAGCCGCTGGCCATAGGAGCCGAGATACACCGTTTCCGTCCCGTCGTGGCCGAACTCTCCGGATCCGTCTGGGACCTCGTGCAGGGCCGGGCGGCCCGGAACGCGGCGGAGAAGGCCGACAGGCTGGTCGAGCAGGGCGTGCCCGGGAAGCTGGCACGGCGGATCGGGACCCTGCTGGACACGTTCGCCCTGTTGGATATCACCGAGATCGCGGAGCTGGCCGAGCGCGACGCGGGGGTTTCGGCGGAGCGCAGTCCGCGGGAGAGTGCCGAACTCTATTTCGCGCTGTCGGAGTACCTCGACATGGAGCGGATGCTGGTCTCGGTCGGCGAGCTGGAACGCGGCAATCGTTGGCACGCCCTGGCTCGACTGGCGTTGCGCGACGATTTGTACGCTTCGTTGCGTGCCATCGCGGTGGATGTGCTGCGCAGCGGTGAACCGGACGAGGGCCCGGAAGACAAGATCGCGCAGTGGGAGTCGGCGAACGCGTCCCGGATCGGGCGTGCGCGAGCTTCGCTCGAGGAGATCAAACACTCGGGCAGGCAGGACCTGGCCACTCTCTCGGTTGCGGCCAGGCAGTTGCGCAGCATGGTGCGTTGA
- a CDS encoding acyl-CoA thioesterase, translating to MGAFVTEVPIRWSDMDAFGHVNHARTVTLLEEARAGLLFTEAERRGNGGMADGMVVARLTVDYRSPVDYRMGHVQVRMSVRELRWASFVVDYAVAAEGTDSVATAETLMVPYDLRAGRPRRLTSGEFSFLEEWVLDPVAADEERRIA from the coding sequence GTGGGAGCCTTCGTCACCGAGGTGCCGATTCGTTGGTCCGACATGGACGCGTTCGGCCACGTCAACCATGCCAGGACCGTCACGTTGCTGGAGGAGGCACGTGCGGGATTGCTGTTCACCGAGGCCGAGCGGCGGGGCAACGGTGGTATGGCCGACGGGATGGTGGTGGCCAGGTTGACGGTCGACTACCGTAGCCCCGTCGACTACCGAATGGGTCACGTCCAGGTCCGTATGTCGGTCCGGGAGCTGCGTTGGGCCTCGTTCGTGGTGGACTACGCGGTCGCCGCTGAAGGTACGGATTCGGTGGCCACGGCCGAGACTCTCATGGTGCCGTACGATCTCCGGGCCGGCCGCCCGCGCCGTCTCACGAGCGGGGAGTTCTCCTTCCTGGAGGAGTGGGTGCTGGATCCGGTTGCCGCGGACGAGGAGCGACGAATTGCCTGA